A genomic window from Euwallacea fornicatus isolate EFF26 chromosome 6, ASM4011564v1, whole genome shotgun sequence includes:
- the LOC136339724 gene encoding flexible cuticle protein 12-like — MKVTITFLALIAVAFAAPQTNQDAEAQVLRYDSDNIGIDKYSYGFETSNGISQQEEGELTNPGSENESIAVRGSFQYTGPDGVVYQVNYVADDNGFQPQGAHLPVSP; from the exons ACAATCACCTTCCTCGCCTTGATTGCTGTCGCGTTCGCAGCTCCTCAAACCAACCAAGATGCAGAAGCCCAAGTGCTCAGATACGACAGCGACAACATTGGAATTGACAAATATAGCTATGG GTTCGAGACCAGCAACGGCATTTCTCAGCAGGAGGAGGGAGAACTGACTAACCCAGGATCGGAGAACGAATCGATAGCTGTCAGGGGCTCGTTCCAGTACACTGGCCCCGATGGGGTGGTCTACCAAGTCAACTATGTAGCAGACGACAATGGCTTCCAACCTCAGGGCGCTCATTTACCGGTCTCTCCATAA